The nucleotide sequence TGGTCTGATCCTGATTAAATTCGATTCGAAATTTCTTTCACTATCAAAACAATAATAGATTTAATCTTTATTCCTTATACTCTCCATTGTATCTCTGAGAACTCCGAGTGATCTCTGACTTAAAATATCAATTTTAATCAACCCTAAATCTTCAATTGAATACATATCAGGCTGAGTTACAATTAAACCAAGTCCTTTATTCTTAGCATACTCGAGCGCAACATAATCAGTAATTTTTGTTGGTGTAATTACTATTCCACCCGGATGAATTGAAATGTGTCTTGGAAATCTTGCTATTTGAGATGCAATTGAAACTATAGTTTTCCAGGGTTCCATTTTAAAATTAAGTCCTTTTGATTCAGGAAAAAGTTCAGCCAGATGAGGAAGGTTTACAGCATCTGTCCACGGAATTTTTCGGCTGAATTTTGAAATTTCTTCATTTGTGAATCCAAAAGCCTTCGCAACTTCTCTGAAAGCTGATCGCGCTCTGAAAGTCACAGTTGTTGAAATCATAGCAACTCTCTCATAACCATATTTTTCAAAAATATATTTTATTATTTCATCACGTTCTTTCCAGGAAAAATCAATATCAAAATCGGGCGGAGAACTTCTTGCTTTGTTTAAAAATCTTTCAAAGTAGAGATTTTGTTCAAGTGGATCAATCTGAGTTATTTGAAGACAATATGCAACAAGACTGTTCGCTGCGGATCCCCTGCCGATTGTCATCATTCCTCTCCTCTTTGCTTCATTTATTATATCCCAAACTATTAAAAAATAATTTGAGAAACCCATTTCACTTATCACAGAAAGCTCCATCTCAAGTCTATCTTTAGCTTTGTTTGTTATAGGATTGAATCGTTTCTCAAGACCTTTAAAAGATTCATTCCAGAGCATTGTTTCAGCAGATATGTTTTCAGGAGTTGAATAAACCGGAAATTTATATTCATTCAATTTTAAATCGACGTTACATTCATTTGCGATGCGGTTTGAATTAACTAATGCTTCAGGAAGATTTTTCCATTCATCCTCAATTTGTCGGGGATCTTTAAAGTAGTATTCCTGATCTACAATCTCTTCATTTGTCAGATTATCAATGTTTGTTTTCAACCTGATGGCAGTTACTGTTTTGTGCAGGAGATAATCCTGCTTATTCAAAAAATATATCGGATTTGTTACTACTACTTCGCAATAATTTTCTTTCGCAAATTGATATCTTTTCCTGTTATTCGCTTTTTCTTTTTTCGAAGCGATAAGTTCGATAAACACATTTTCTCTTGCTTTGATATTTTTAATAATCTCAATAGAGGAAGTTATAATGAAAAAGTTGTCAAGGTTATCGTTCAATAAGTGAGTAAGAGAAAAATCTTCATTCAGTTTTCGTGAAGTTATAATTTTACATAAATCAGAATAGCCTTTATTATTCTTTGCAAGAAGAATAATATATTCATTCGGATTTTCTGGCTGGTCAATTGTACTGCCAATTATAGGTTTTAGCCCTTTTTCTTTTGCGAGTTTTGTAAATTGAACAATACCATGCATTGAATTGGTATCAGTAATCGCAAGCGAATTTAATCTAAACTCAATGGCTTTGTCAACCAATTTGTTAATCGGAACAGTTCCTTGTAGAAAAGTATTGTTTGAATGTACGTGAAGCGGGATCATTTGTTTGTTCGTATTAACTTTACTAAGATAAGTGTAAAGATAAACTCTAATAAGAGATAAAAGTAAGTCTGTTTATTTTAGGATTATTTATTTCAATGCTTTATCGGAGATATCCTTTCTATAATAAATATTTTCAAAATGGATTTTGGCTAAAGCTTTGTAGGCTCGATCTTTCGCTAATGATAAATTAAAATCCGGAAGTACAGAAGTAACACCTAAAACTCTTCCACCATTGGTTAGAATTTTACCATTATCTTCTTTTGTACCTGAGTGAAAGACAACAATATCTGCCGGAAGTTCATCTAAACCTTTTATCTCAAAACCTTTCTGGAAAGAATCCGGATAACCTTTTGAAGCAGCAACAACACATACTGAGGAACCTCCATTATAATCAATAGAAGCTTTATCAACTTGTCCACACGCGGCTGTGAAAAGCAAATGCAAAAAATCTCCTTTAACAATTGGTAATACAACCTGAGTTTCAGGATCTCCAAACCTGCAATTAAATTCTATTACTTTGGGTCCTTCAGCAGTTATTATCAAACCTGCATACAAACATCCGATAAAAGGTGCGTTTCTTTTTTTTAAGGTTTGAACAACGGGAAAGAATATTCTGTTTTTAATTTCTTCGAACATTTTCGGAGTGACTATTGGTGCAGGTGCAAACGCACCCATCCCACCTGTATTTTTTCCGGTATCATTATCACCAATTCTTTTATGATCCTGAGAAGCAGGTAAACAAACAAATTCATTGCCATCACAAATAGCAAAAACAGAAATTTCTTCACCAGCTAAAAATTCTTCCACTAAAACCCTATCGCCAGATGCGCCAAAAATCTTATCATTGAAAATCAAATTCAATGCTTGTTCCGCTTCGTCGGAGTTGTTACAAACAAAAACACCTTTACCAGCAGCTATTCCATCAGCTTTGATCACACACGGATACTTCTTTTGTTTAATAAATTCCCTGGCTGCACCAAACATATTAGAATTGAAAGGAATATAATTCGCGGTTGGTACACCTGCCTCCTTCATCACCTTCTTGGCAAAATATTTTGATGATTCAATTTGAGCTGCTTCTTTATTGGGTCCAAAAACATTTATTTGATTATCGCGGAGTATGTTTGCGAGTCCTTCAACCAACGGTTGTTCAGGTCCAACTATTACCAAATCAATATTCTTTTCCTTGCAAAACTGAAGAATTTTTTGTTGTTCAGATGATGCAATGCTTACATTTTCACCGAGGAATTTTGTACCCGGATTACCTGGAATTAAATACAACTTCGTGAGAGATGGGCTTTGTTTTATTTTGTGGGCAAGCGCATGTTCTCTCCCACCAGAACCGATTATTGCAATGTTCATTTAAACCCTCAATACTTTATTCATTTGTTTGGCTAATTGTTCGGTCAATAAATCCCTTCTGAATGATTCCACAAATTTTTCATCCGGAACAGGTAATTTACCTTCTTTATACAAATTATAAACCTGAATGATTGTGTTCTTTATTTGTTCAATATTATCAGGTTCAGTGATAAAAGCAGCTTTGTATTCGGATGCTGCTGTTTTAAGTGAGCCTTCAGGCAAACAAGCTATGATTGTTTTTTTTGTTCCAAAGTATTCATAAAGCTTTCCACTCGAAACTGTCGATGCACTTTTTCCATTTCCGACCATAATCCAGAGTACATCACTCATCATTAATTTTTGTATCGCTTGTAAGTGGTCAACATATCCATATTCAATTACGTAAGCTTCAAGGTTCATAGTTTTAATAAGTTTTCTATTTTCTATTCCTAACAATCCAACAAATGATAATCTGATATTTTCAGCTATAGATGGATTCTCTGTTATTATCTTTTTGAATGCGTGAAGAAAATATTTTGGCGTTATATATTCATAGAATAAACCGGAGTAAGTAATAAGCATTTTATCATTTGGTTTTTGTATCTGTTCTGTCTTTGCAAAATCATCCGGATCATAACCATGGGGAATAATAAATACTTCATCAAACGATAAAAATTTATAGTCTTTGATCAGCTTTTCTTTTATTCGCCGATTAGTAACTATTATTCTGTCAACAGCTTTTAATGCTTTGTACTCCTTTCTTTTATGAATACTTTTATGAAACGGAGTCAGATAAAATGAAAATTGATTATCCACCCAAAGATCACGATAATCAAATATCATTGGTATGTTATGTATTTTTTTTATATCACTAAAAATATCAAATTGACTAAAAGGCGGACTGGAAATGAATATGCAATCGAAGTGTTCATTTGATAGAACTTCAAGAGTTTTTTTGTAAGCATTTTTGGACCAGGAGAGTTTGTTATCAGGTATAAAAAATATCTGGCTTAATCTATTGAATGTTTTACGCACTAATTCAGCCGGAAGTTTTACCGTCCTTTTTTTTGAGAGCAATGAGTTCGGCTCAGAACCAGTAACTCTTATAACTCTTACGCCAATGTCATCTAATTCTTTTTGTAATGAATTGTCATGTGCAAAGTATGCAACATCTGCAGTTGTTATTACGGTTGGGTCCCAATTAAAATTTTTTAAATACTTGATGAATTTAAGTGTACGCTGGACTCCACTTAACCCCATTGGAGGAAAATAGTATGCAATGACGAGTACTTTGTGCATTTAAAATTATTTGCCCTTTTAAGAAAACTAAGATTTAACCTGATAGTTAGGTGCTTCCTGAGTTATGATTACATCGTGTGGATGACTTTCTTTCAAACCTGAAGAGGTCATCTTAACAAATCTTGCATTCTTTCTGAGTTGCTCAATATTCTTTACTCCACAATAACCCATTGCTGCTCTTAAACCACCGACTAATTGATAAATCGTATGTTCTAATGGACCTTTATACGGAACTCTGCCTTCAACTCCTTCAGGTACTAATTTAGCAATGTCATCTTCGGCATCCTGGAAATATCGATCCTTGCTTCCTTCTTTCATTGCAGCCAAACTACCCATACCTCTGTAAGATTTAAAACTTCTCCCTTCATAGAGGATTGATTCACCCGGACTCTCTTCAACACCCGCGAAAAGACTACCGATCATTACACTGTGTGCTCCGGCTGCAAGAACCTTAGCAACATCACCAGTCTGCTTTATTCCTCCATCAGCAATTAAGGGAATTCCTAATTTTTTGACCGCCCGATATGCATTCATCACGGCAGATATTTGCGGAACACCAACGCCAGCAATAACTCTGGTTGTGCAAATTGAACCTGGACCAATTCCAATTTTTATCGCATCCACCTTGCAATTTATCAAATCAATTGCTGCTTCATAAGTTCCTATATTTCCAGCGATTAATTGAATATATCTAAATTTTTTTCTTGCTTCCTGAATTGTTTTAATAACACCGGTTGAGTGACCGTGTGCAGTATCAATTATAATCGTATCTGCACCAGCTTTGGTTAAAGCGTCTATCCTATCAAATGTATCTCTTGTTACTCCAACTGCTGCTCCCACTCTTAGTCTGCCATGCTCATCCTTACAAGCAAGAGGATGTCTTTTCTTCTTCATAATATCTTTAAAGGTTATTAAACCTCTCAGAATCCCCTTCTTATCAACCACCGGAAGCTTTTCTATTTTATGCCGCTGAAGTATCTTTTCCGCTTTTTCCAATGTTGTACCTATTGGCGCAGTAACCAGATTATCTTTTGTCATTAATTGTGAAACTCTCAACTTTTCATTTGGTTCAAATCGTAAATCTCTGTTCGTTAATATTCCAACAAGTCGTTTTGTACTGTCTACTATGGGTATCCCTGAAACGCTATACTTTCTCATTAATTCCAACGCGTCTCTAATAGTTTTATCAGGAGACAATGTTACAGGATCTTTTATCATCCCACTTTCTGATCTTTTAACTTTATCTACTTCTTCACACTGTCTTTCAATATTCATATTTTTATGGAGGATCCCGATTCCGCCTTCTCTTGCTAATGCAATTGCAAGATTGGCTTCAGTAACCGTATCCATTGCCGCAGAAATAATCGGGATGTTTAATTTAATTTCCGGTGTAAGATAAGTGGTAACATCAACCTCGCGTGGTAATACAGATGATTTTGCAGGAACCAATAATACATCATCAAATGTAAGTGCTTCTTCTATTTTAAATTTTTCATTCATCTTGATTCTATCTAATCAAATGCTGGAATTCCGGTTATATCTTCACCAAGAATAAGTGTGTGCATTTCGTGAGTTCCTTCATAAGTTTTTACTGATTCAAGGTTAGCTGCATGTCTCATTATTGGGTATTCGTCCAGGATGCCGTTTGCACCATGAATTTCCCGTGATATTCTTGCAATGTCAAGAGCTTTTTCACAATTGTTTCGCTTTGCCATAGAAACATGAACATGTTTTGCTTCCCCTTTATCCATCATCCTCCCAAGTTGTAGATTTAAAAGCTGAGCTTTGGTAATCTCGGTTATCATATAGACAAGTTTTTCCTGAGTCATCTGATATCCAGCTATTGGTTTGCTGAATTGCTTCCTGCTTTTTGAATAATTCAGTGATGAGTCATAACAAGCCATCATTGCACCTACAACTCCCCATGCAATACCGTATCTTGCCTGGTTCAAACACATCAATGCATTTTTTAATCCTTCAGTTTTGGGAAGCAGATTATGCTCCGGAAGAAAAACATTATCAAAAATTAATTCTGAAGTTACTGAGGCCCGAAGTGAATGCTTGCCCTTCATCTCTGGTGCTGCATAACCTTTCATTCCTTTCTCAACTAGAAATCCTCGAATAGTACCATCAAGTTTTGCCCAAACAACAGCAACATCAGCTATTGTTCCGTTTGTTATCCACATCTTTGCACCATTGAGATTAAAACCACCATTAACTCTATCAGCTTTAGTTATCATCCCGGAAGGATTAGAACCAAAATCCGGTTCCGTCAAACCAAAGCAACCAATCTTCGAACCATTTGCAAGTTGAGGAAGCCATTTATTTTTTTGCTCTTCGTTACCAAATCGAAATATCGGATACATCACTAACGAGCTCTGAACCGAAACAAAACTTCTGATTCCACTATCTCCGCGTTCCAATTCCTGTGCAATCAATCCATAAGAAACATAGTTAAGTTCTGCACAACCATATTTTTGTGGAAGAGTATTTCCAAATAAACCAAGTTCAGCCATCTTTGGTATAAGATGCATCGGGAATGTAGATTCACGATTATGCTTTTCAATTATTGGAATGATTTCATCAGAAACGAATTCCCGCACTGTATTCCGAATCATAATCTCCTCCGGAGTCAGCAGCGATTCAATATTATAATAATCTACACCTGGAAATTTATTCATTGATTTTTTTTGTGAAATAATGAGTATAAATTTAGCGAAACTCTATCAAGCACGCAATAAATTACATAATACGTTAATAAGTAAATGTAGAACATTTTCAGTGGAATGGTTTCTTTTTCATTTTGCCTCTAAAACAAATTGCTTTCGTCCAACACTTTTAATGGATAATGCTTTTAGATACCAGATATTAAATCTTTGTCACGAGTTGCAAAATTGGTAAAGAATTAATTTATGCAAAAACAATATTTATTATAGCATATTCGATTTTGTTAGCCACAATTATTAGAATCATTATCAGAATTCTTTTAACAATAACTCAGTCTTTGATTAATATCCAAGAAAGAATGAAGACATTTGTGTCAGATCTGATTCGGATTTCACAAGACATCTACAATTCATCAAATTATTTTGTCTTCAATTAGTGAACGGAAGTCTAATAAATTTCGCGTAGTAATCAGAGTTTCAATATTAGACGCAAAGTTGTATTTTTGCATTGCGAATTTGAATCGGAGAGATGGCCGAGTGGCTGAAGGCAACGGTTTGCTAAACCGTCGTACTGGGTAAACTGGTACCGAGAGTTCGAATCTCTCTCTCTCCGCTATTCATTTCATCAAAAATTAATTATTAGATTGAAGTAAATTAGTACCGAGAAGTTCTCCCAGAGGGACTCCTTCGGAAGAATCTCTCTCTCCGCTATTCATTTCATCAAAAATTAATTATTAGATTGAAGTAAACTGGTACCGAGAAGTTCTCCCAGAGGGACTCCTTCGGAGGAATCTCTCTCTCCGCACATTTTCAAGATGAAATAATACCTCAGTCTTTTTTATTCTCCCTATCGTTTAATAAAATTTATTCAGGCGACACTTTGACTATAAAAGAATGGGCATCGCTGCCCGCACGAAACGGAAGATATTTTTAACTTTACTTCGTCATTTCTTATAATTTAAGTTTTTGAGTTGGATTAATCAGGACTTTCGTCCTATGCGAATTATTCATTTTTTTTAATACTTTTCATTATCAAAAAAACAAAAGTATCAAAAATGAAAAACAATCCTCTGTCAAAAATCATGATCCATATCTTCAGGATATTCAAAGAATTTCTTCTAATATCAATTATAATTTTTTCTTTGAATCTGAACTTCATCAATGCTCAAGCAGACAGTTTAAAAATAAAAACAAATAAATACACACAAAATTTGTCAACTGCAGCAGTCGAAATTGATGATAAGAAATTATTTTATGTTAGAGGAATAACTTCCTTTCCTGCTGGAGAGAGAGCAAAAATAATTTCTGAAAGAATAATTAACCTTGCTGAGGAAAAATCTTTCATTCCTGATTCACTTAAAGTACAAGAGGAATCAGATCGTCATTTAATAATAGCAAATGGAAATCTTGTTCTGAGAATATTTGATGCTGACGCTGAAATTGAAGGAGTTGACAGGAAGTTACTTGCTGAAATGGTAAGAGATAATATTATTAAATCAATAAATGATTATCGTTATGAAAGAAGCAGCCAGCTGCTAATCAAACGAATTATTTATTCAGTCGTCGCTACTTTATTATTAATTGTAATTCTGTTTTTACTTAAACTATTTTCAAAAAGAATAAATGATTTCCTTGAATCTAAACTGAAATCAAAAATTGAAGGTCTGGAAACTCAATCATTCAGTCTTATTCAAGCTAAACAGCTTTGGACGGGATTGAAAGGTTTCATCAATACCGTCAAATTCTTTTTGATTGTTTTGTTAATATTAATTTATATTAATTTCGTTCTGGGTTTATTTCCTTTAACAAGACCAATTGCTAAAGAAATATTCTCATTAATATTTGAGCCGTTGGGTTTAATTGGTCGTTCAATATTATCTGCTTTACCGAATATTGCATTTCTGGTAATACTTATTATTTGTGTCCGATATTTATTGAAACTTGTAAAATTATTTTTTAAAGGAATTAGTCAAGGTACGATTGAGTTGACTAACTTTGATCCTGACTGGTCAATTCCTACTTATAAAATAGTCCGTTTTTTAATCATTGTCTTCACTGTGGTTATCGCATATCCATATATTCCTGGTTCTGAATCAGATGCCTTCAAAGGGGTTTCAGTTTTGCTCGGAATCATGTTTTCCATCGGGTCTTCCTCATTTATAAGCAACATCGTGGCTGGTTATAGTTTGACATATCGCAGAGCATTTAAACTTGGAGATTTCATTAAAGTAGATAATGATTTTGGTGAAGTAATTGATATGAAACCATTTGTTACACGGATCAGAACTCCTAAAAATGAGGAAGTTATCATACCAAACTCAAAACTCATCGACACTCAGGTATTCAACTATAGTTCACTTGCCAAAAAGAAGGGACTTATTCTCCACACTTCAGTAGGAATTGGATACGAAACTCCCTGGCGATTAGTTGAAGAAATGCTGAGAACAGCAGCAGACCGTACCGAAGGGTTATTAAAAGATCCACCATCTTACGTTTTGCAAAAATCTCTTGGTGATTTCGCTATTGTGTATGAAATTAATGCTTACTGTAATGAGCCTTCTCAAATGATGAAAATTTATACAAGGCTTCATCAAAGTATTCTCGATATCTTTAATGAGAATAATATTCAGATAATGACTCCTGCTTATGAAGGTGATCCATCGGAACCAAAAATAGTATCAAAAGACAAATGGCATACACAGCTTAAAGCTGATGGAAAAAGTTAGAGATTTAGATAGATATATTCGGGCTTGTTTTAATCTTGCTCAAAAAGGTAGAGGGAATGTTAGTCCAAATCCACTCGTTGGAGCATTATTAGTTAAGAATGGAAAAATTATTGCTCGGGGGTACCATAAAAAATTTGGAGATGCGCATGCAGAAGTCAACGCAATAAATAATTCCAGAACAGATGTGTCCGGAGCTACTCTTTATTGCAATCTTGAACCATGTTGTCATACAAATAAGCAAACTCCCCCGTGTGTTCCACTTATAATTAAAAAAAAAATTAAAAGGGTTGTAATAAGTAACCTCGATCCAAACACAGAAGTTAATGGAAGAGGTGTTAAGCAGTTAAGAGATGCCGGTATAGAAGTAATAACGGGAATTCTTGAACATGAAGGAAAAGATTTAAATAAATTTTATTTTAAATATACCGCTGAAAAAATTCCTTACATTACTTTAAAAATTGCTCAATCAATTGATGGTAAAATCAGTTTGTCAAATAAGCAGCAAACCTGGTTAACCGGAAAAGAATCAATTGAAAATGTTCACCGGCTCAGAGGTGAGTACGATGCCGTTTTGGTTGGTGCTAACACAATAAAAACGGATGACCCCCAGTTAAATGTAAGACTCATTAGAGCAAGAAATCCTATTCGAATTATTATTGACGGTAAACTCAGTCTTCCCATTAAATCAAAAATCCTTAATTGTTCTGATATTGAAAAGACTTGGATATTCACGTCATCCTCATCGAGCTCCAAAAAAATTATTTTTCTTGAAAAACTTGGAATTAAAATAACCCAGATACAGCCAACACTGAATGATGAAATTAAACTGCTCAATGTGTTAAAAATTTTAGCCGAAAATAAAATTACCTCCCTGCTGGTTGAAGGTGGACAAAAAATCTTCTCTCAATTTCTAAATCAGAATCTTTTTGATGAAATTTTGGTCTTCCAGAGTCCTATTATTTTAGGTAAAGGAATAAACGCCTTTGATAGTGTAAAACTGAAACAACTCAGGCTGAAAGTAGTCTCACAGTTTGGTAATGATATCAGGATAGTTTTGGTCAAAAAATAGCTGATTAGTTTCTGATCGAAAATAATTAACTTTACTTTATGTTTACCGGAATAGTTGAAGAAATAGGTAAAATTGAGAGGGTTAGCCCAATTCAAGGTGGCTATTCAATCAAAGTGAAATCCAGTAAAATTATTGATGACCTCTCAGTTAATGATTCTGTTTGCATTGATGGAGTTTGCCTTACAGTTACAAAAAAAGATAGTTCATTTTTTTTTGCAGATGCAGTTGGCGCAACTCTCGAAAAAACTACTTTTGGAAATCTCAAAACCGATTCATTTGTAAACCTTGAGAGATCATTAAAATTAAGCGACAGACTTGGTGGTCACCTGGTACAAGGTCACGTAAATGGTATCGGAAATATTTCGGAAATAAAAAAGCTTGGGGAAAATTATCTGGTTAAAGTTGTTATACCTCAGCAATTAGAAAAATATTTAATTAAGGAAGGTTCAATTGCTATAAATGGAATAAGTCTTACGATAGCTGATTTGAACACGAATGAAATCTCAATTTCAATAATTCCGCACACATGGCAAAATACAAACTTCAATTCCAAAAAAGTAGCAGACGAAGTAAATATTGAAATAGATATTTTAGCAAAGTATGTTGAAAAGCTTTTAAATAATGAAAACACCAGAGCAGTTGAAATCAAACTGACTGAAAACTGGTTAAAAGAACTAGGATATTAATGAAAAGTAAAAATGAAAAGTAAATCAAATAATCATAACGAATTCAAATTCAATACAATTGAAGAAGCAATTGCAGATATAAAAGCTGGCAAGATGCTGATTGTTGTTGATGATCCGGATCGTGAGAATGAGGGCGATCTGGTTATGGCTGCTGAACTTTGTAAACCAAAAGATGTTAACTTCATTACACGCGAAGGAAGAGGAATACTTTGTTTACCAATCAATGAAGAGAAAGCGCATGAACTCAATCTTGATTTGATGGTGCAGAACAATACTGCACTTCATGGAACACCATTTTCTGTTTCAATAGATTACAGACACGGAACCACAACCGGAATTTCTGCACACGATCGTGCAATTACCATTAATAGAGCAGCAGATAAAAAAGTTATTCCGGATGATTTTGCCAGACCAGGACATATTTTTCCGTTGATCGCAAAAAAAGGCGGAGTCTTAAAACGTGCTGGTCATACCGAGGCAGTTGTCGATCTTATAAATCTCGCAGGTTTAAATCCTGTAGGTGTATTATGTGAAATTCTTGACGAAGATGGAACAATGGCGAGAGTTCCCAAATTATTGGAATTTGCAAAGCAGTATAATCTCAAAATCATTACTATCACTGATCTCATCGAATACAGAATGTCAAGAGAACACTTTGTTCAAAAAAAAGTTATCATAGATCTGCCTACAAGATATGGCAATTTCAAATTGCATTTGTATGAAAATACTTTAGATCCTTTGGACAATCCAATGGCATTGGTAAAAGGAGATATCAACGGTGATGATCCGGTTTTGGTACGAGTTCATTCAGAATGTTTAACCGGAGATATTTTTGGTTCAAAGCGCTGCGATTGCGGTGAACAATTGATTGCAGCGATGAGCATGGTTGAGAAAGAAGGAAAAGGTGTAGTGCTTTATATGCGTCAGGAAGGCAGAGGAATTGGATTAGTGAACAAACTGCTTGCCTATCATCTGCAGGAAAATGGTAAAGATACTGTTGAAGCTAATGAAGCTCTCGGATTCAAAGCTGATCTGA is from Ignavibacteriota bacterium and encodes:
- a CDS encoding mechanosensitive ion channel, giving the protein MKNNPLSKIMIHIFRIFKEFLLISIIIFSLNLNFINAQADSLKIKTNKYTQNLSTAAVEIDDKKLFYVRGITSFPAGERAKIISERIINLAEEKSFIPDSLKVQEESDRHLIIANGNLVLRIFDADAEIEGVDRKLLAEMVRDNIIKSINDYRYERSSQLLIKRIIYSVVATLLLIVILFLLKLFSKRINDFLESKLKSKIEGLETQSFSLIQAKQLWTGLKGFINTVKFFLIVLLILIYINFVLGLFPLTRPIAKEIFSLIFEPLGLIGRSILSALPNIAFLVILIICVRYLLKLVKLFFKGISQGTIELTNFDPDWSIPTYKIVRFLIIVFTVVIAYPYIPGSESDAFKGVSVLLGIMFSIGSSSFISNIVAGYSLTYRRAFKLGDFIKVDNDFGEVIDMKPFVTRIRTPKNEEVIIPNSKLIDTQVFNYSSLAKKKGLILHTSVGIGYETPWRLVEEMLRTAADRTEGLLKDPPSYVLQKSLGDFAIVYEINAYCNEPSQMMKIYTRLHQSILDIFNENNIQIMTPAYEGDPSEPKIVSKDKWHTQLKADGKS
- a CDS encoding acyl-CoA dehydrogenase is translated as MNKFPGVDYYNIESLLTPEEIMIRNTVREFVSDEIIPIIEKHNRESTFPMHLIPKMAELGLFGNTLPQKYGCAELNYVSYGLIAQELERGDSGIRSFVSVQSSLVMYPIFRFGNEEQKNKWLPQLANGSKIGCFGLTEPDFGSNPSGMITKADRVNGGFNLNGAKMWITNGTIADVAVVWAKLDGTIRGFLVEKGMKGYAAPEMKGKHSLRASVTSELIFDNVFLPEHNLLPKTEGLKNALMCLNQARYGIAWGVVGAMMACYDSSLNYSKSRKQFSKPIAGYQMTQEKLVYMITEITKAQLLNLQLGRMMDKGEAKHVHVSMAKRNNCEKALDIARISREIHGANGILDEYPIMRHAANLESVKTYEGTHEMHTLILGEDITGIPAFD
- a CDS encoding DNA polymerase III subunit alpha, with translation MIPLHVHSNNTFLQGTVPINKLVDKAIEFRLNSLAITDTNSMHGIVQFTKLAKEKGLKPIIGSTIDQPENPNEYIILLAKNNKGYSDLCKIITSRKLNEDFSLTHLLNDNLDNFFIITSSIEIIKNIKARENVFIELIASKKEKANNRKRYQFAKENYCEVVVTNPIYFLNKQDYLLHKTVTAIRLKTNIDNLTNEEIVDQEYYFKDPRQIEDEWKNLPEALVNSNRIANECNVDLKLNEYKFPVYSTPENISAETMLWNESFKGLEKRFNPITNKAKDRLEMELSVISEMGFSNYFLIVWDIINEAKRRGMMTIGRGSAANSLVAYCLQITQIDPLEQNLYFERFLNKARSSPPDFDIDFSWKERDEIIKYIFEKYGYERVAMISTTVTFRARSAFREVAKAFGFTNEEISKFSRKIPWTDAVNLPHLAELFPESKGLNFKMEPWKTIVSIASQIARFPRHISIHPGGIVITPTKITDYVALEYAKNKGLGLIVTQPDMYSIEDLGLIKIDILSQRSLGVLRDTMESIRNKD
- the purD gene encoding phosphoribosylamine--glycine ligase, with product MNIAIIGSGGREHALAHKIKQSPSLTKLYLIPGNPGTKFLGENVSIASSEQQKILQFCKEKNIDLVIVGPEQPLVEGLANILRDNQINVFGPNKEAAQIESSKYFAKKVMKEAGVPTANYIPFNSNMFGAAREFIKQKKYPCVIKADGIAAGKGVFVCNNSDEAEQALNLIFNDKIFGASGDRVLVEEFLAGEEISVFAICDGNEFVCLPASQDHKRIGDNDTGKNTGGMGAFAPAPIVTPKMFEEIKNRIFFPVVQTLKKRNAPFIGCLYAGLIITAEGPKVIEFNCRFGDPETQVVLPIVKGDFLHLLFTAACGQVDKASIDYNGGSSVCVVAASKGYPDSFQKGFEIKGLDELPADIVVFHSGTKEDNGKILTNGGRVLGVTSVLPDFNLSLAKDRAYKALAKIHFENIYYRKDISDKALK
- a CDS encoding glycosyltransferase, with the translated sequence MHKVLVIAYYFPPMGLSGVQRTLKFIKYLKNFNWDPTVITTADVAYFAHDNSLQKELDDIGVRVIRVTGSEPNSLLSKKRTVKLPAELVRKTFNRLSQIFFIPDNKLSWSKNAYKKTLEVLSNEHFDCIFISSPPFSQFDIFSDIKKIHNIPMIFDYRDLWVDNQFSFYLTPFHKSIHKRKEYKALKAVDRIIVTNRRIKEKLIKDYKFLSFDEVFIIPHGYDPDDFAKTEQIQKPNDKMLITYSGLFYEYITPKYFLHAFKKIITENPSIAENIRLSFVGLLGIENRKLIKTMNLEAYVIEYGYVDHLQAIQKLMMSDVLWIMVGNGKSASTVSSGKLYEYFGTKKTIIACLPEGSLKTAASEYKAAFITEPDNIEQIKNTIIQVYNLYKEGKLPVPDEKFVESFRRDLLTEQLAKQMNKVLRV
- the guaB gene encoding IMP dehydrogenase, giving the protein MNEKFKIEEALTFDDVLLVPAKSSVLPREVDVTTYLTPEIKLNIPIISAAMDTVTEANLAIALAREGGIGILHKNMNIERQCEEVDKVKRSESGMIKDPVTLSPDKTIRDALELMRKYSVSGIPIVDSTKRLVGILTNRDLRFEPNEKLRVSQLMTKDNLVTAPIGTTLEKAEKILQRHKIEKLPVVDKKGILRGLITFKDIMKKKRHPLACKDEHGRLRVGAAVGVTRDTFDRIDALTKAGADTIIIDTAHGHSTGVIKTIQEARKKFRYIQLIAGNIGTYEAAIDLINCKVDAIKIGIGPGSICTTRVIAGVGVPQISAVMNAYRAVKKLGIPLIADGGIKQTGDVAKVLAAGAHSVMIGSLFAGVEESPGESILYEGRSFKSYRGMGSLAAMKEGSKDRYFQDAEDDIAKLVPEGVEGRVPYKGPLEHTIYQLVGGLRAAMGYCGVKNIEQLRKNARFVKMTSSGLKESHPHDVIITQEAPNYQVKS